From a region of the Flavobacterium sediminilitoris genome:
- the smpB gene encoding SsrA-binding protein SmpB: protein MQKTVNILNKRARFDYEIIDRYTAGIVLTGTEIKSIRLSKASIAESFCEFHNNELFIINATIEEYLYGTHYNHRAKSERKLLLNKKELKKLQKDSDNKGLTIIPLRLFTNEKGLAKLDLALCRGKKNYDKRETMKERDTKRDIDRIKKSF from the coding sequence ATGCAAAAAACGGTTAACATATTAAACAAAAGAGCAAGATTTGATTATGAAATAATCGATAGATATACTGCTGGAATTGTTTTAACTGGTACAGAAATAAAATCTATACGTTTGAGTAAAGCATCAATCGCAGAAAGTTTTTGTGAATTTCATAACAATGAACTTTTCATAATCAATGCTACAATTGAAGAATACCTTTATGGTACACACTATAACCATAGGGCTAAAAGTGAAAGGAAGTTACTTCTTAATAAAAAAGAACTTAAAAAGCTTCAAAAAGATAGTGATAATAAAGGCTTAACAATTATTCCTTTACGCTTATTTACCAATGAAAAGGGATTAGCAAAACTAGATTTGGCACTTTGTCGCGGAAAGAAAAACTACGACAAAAGAGAGACTATGAAAGAAAGAGATACTAAAAGAGATATTGACAGAATTAAAAAATCATTTTAA